The following are from one region of the Geoalkalibacter subterraneus genome:
- a CDS encoding rubrerythrin family protein, translating to MAELTGSKTEKNLKEAFAGESQANRTYLAFAKKAEQDGHPQVAKLFRAAAAAETIHAHAHLRALKGIGSTEENLKEAVGGETHEFTEMYPKMIEEAEKEGFADALRSFKLANQVEKVHAGLYQAALDNLGKNPEVDYYVCSVCGHTIEGEPTGPCEICGAAAKAFQKID from the coding sequence ATGGCTGAATTAACCGGCAGCAAGACCGAAAAGAATCTCAAGGAAGCTTTTGCGGGCGAATCCCAGGCCAACCGTACCTACCTGGCTTTTGCCAAAAAAGCCGAGCAGGACGGCCACCCTCAGGTCGCCAAGCTGTTCCGTGCCGCCGCTGCGGCTGAAACCATCCACGCCCATGCACACCTGCGCGCCCTCAAGGGGATCGGCAGCACAGAAGAGAACCTCAAGGAGGCGGTCGGCGGCGAAACCCATGAGTTTACCGAGATGTACCCCAAGATGATTGAAGAAGCCGAAAAAGAGGGCTTCGCCGATGCCCTGCGCAGCTTCAAGCTTGCCAACCAGGTGGAGAAGGTGCATGCCGGACTCTACCAGGCAGCACTGGACAACCTCGGTAAAAACCCCGAGGTGGATTATTACGTCTGTTCAGTCTGCGGCCACACCATCGAGGGCGAACCGACCGGGCCCTGCGAAATCTGCGGAGCCGCCGCCAAAGCTTTTCAGAAGATCGACTGA
- a CDS encoding PEGA domain-containing protein has product MLKKFLALALLLFFTSACANQQALFVSQPEGAAVFVDGKSIGNTPCRYEYNLSAGQKLMVTVEKPGYEPISYAVRADEVDSGERNKWLAAGVIWSPLWLGTLFTKKLKDSYEIVLQEDLPRVTAGAGGSKNRF; this is encoded by the coding sequence ATGCTCAAGAAATTTCTGGCCCTTGCTCTTCTCCTGTTTTTCACCAGCGCCTGTGCGAACCAGCAAGCCCTTTTCGTTTCCCAACCGGAAGGCGCGGCGGTTTTCGTAGACGGAAAGTCCATCGGAAACACACCCTGCCGCTACGAATATAATCTGAGTGCGGGGCAGAAGCTGATGGTTACGGTGGAAAAGCCCGGCTATGAACCGATCTCCTACGCGGTGCGCGCCGACGAGGTGGATTCTGGAGAACGCAACAAGTGGCTGGCCGCCGGCGTCATCTGGAGTCCCCTGTGGCTGGGCACCCTGTTCACAAAAAAGCTCAAGGACTCCTACGAAATCGTTCTGCAGGAAGACCTTCCCCGCGTTACCGCAGGAGCAGGCGGCAGCAAAAACCGCTTTTAA
- the uvrA gene encoding excinuclease ABC subunit UvrA — MIKSIVIRGAREHNLKNIDADIPREQLVVITGVSGSGKSTLAFDTIYAEGQRRYVESLSAYARQFLEQMQKPDVESIEGLSPAIAIDQKSGSANPRSTVGTVTEIHDYLRLLYARAGTVHCPQCGGEISARTIEQMVDRILDLPEKTRLMLLAPVVRNQKGDFHKELAQLRATGFVRIRIDGELYELAQPPALKKGEKHTLEVVVDRLVIKEGIAGRLADSLETALRLADGVVRVEPVAAPGADQGETAEALVFSERHICVACGIAMPEITPRSFSFNNPQGACPDCGGLGTRKYFDPELVVPNPDLSLREGAIVPWENRSAVYYQQLLEALSEHFAFSAGTPFSELPENLRQVLLHGSGGEKVQFFFEQGGRKHLYAKPFEGVIPHLQRRYRETDSDSVRENLENFMSVMPCPTCKGARLRPDALCVTIGSKTIHQVCTLPLAEADLFFSELQLSARKAEIARRILAEIRARLGFLIRVGLDYLTLERRADTLSGGEGQRIRLATQIGSSLTGVLYILDEPSIGLHQRDNQRLLETLRRLRDLGNTVLVVEHDEETIHAADYVLDMGPGAGVRGGEIVAQGTPQQIMEHPDSLTGQYLTGRISIDLPPRRRAAERFLTLRGARENNLRSIDVSIPLGSLTCVTGVSGSGKSTLVIDTLFQALVQRLRRGRQKAGKVDEILGLEHLDKVIDIDQSAIGRTPRSNPATYTGVFGDIRELFSQLPEAKVRGYKAGRFSFNVKGGRCEACQGDGTIKIEMHFLPDVYVTCEVCKGARYNRETLEVRYKGKNIAEILDMTVNQACAFLENVPRIRNKLETLREVGIGYVKLGQSATTLSGGEAQRIKLARELSRRATGRTIYILDEPTTGLHFADIHKLLEVLQRLVEEGNTVVVIEHNLDVIKTADYVIDLGPEGGQHGGTVVACGTPEEIARVEASHTGRYLRPYLDQ; from the coding sequence ATGATTAAATCAATCGTCATTCGCGGCGCCCGCGAACATAATCTGAAAAATATCGATGCGGACATCCCGCGTGAGCAACTGGTCGTGATTACCGGCGTTTCCGGTTCGGGCAAGTCGACGCTGGCGTTCGACACCATTTACGCCGAGGGGCAACGGCGTTATGTGGAAAGCCTGTCCGCCTACGCCCGGCAGTTCCTGGAACAGATGCAAAAACCCGATGTGGAGAGCATCGAGGGGCTTTCGCCCGCCATTGCTATCGACCAGAAATCAGGCTCGGCGAACCCACGCTCCACCGTCGGCACAGTCACCGAAATCCACGATTACCTGCGGCTGCTGTATGCGCGTGCCGGGACGGTTCACTGTCCTCAATGCGGCGGCGAAATCTCCGCGCGCACTATCGAGCAGATGGTTGATCGCATCCTGGATCTGCCTGAAAAAACCCGCCTGATGCTTCTGGCCCCTGTTGTGCGGAACCAGAAGGGGGATTTTCACAAAGAACTGGCGCAGCTTCGTGCGACAGGCTTCGTTCGCATCCGCATCGATGGCGAACTCTACGAACTTGCCCAGCCGCCGGCTTTGAAGAAGGGCGAAAAACACACGCTTGAGGTCGTCGTTGACCGGTTGGTGATCAAGGAAGGCATTGCCGGACGCCTGGCCGACTCCCTCGAAACCGCCCTGCGGTTGGCGGACGGAGTGGTGCGGGTGGAGCCCGTAGCAGCTCCCGGCGCCGACCAGGGGGAGACCGCCGAAGCCCTGGTCTTTTCCGAGCGCCACATCTGCGTAGCCTGCGGCATCGCCATGCCGGAGATCACGCCGCGTTCATTCTCCTTTAACAATCCGCAGGGCGCCTGCCCCGACTGCGGGGGATTGGGAACCCGCAAATATTTTGATCCCGAGCTTGTGGTGCCCAATCCTGACCTCTCCCTGCGTGAGGGCGCCATCGTCCCTTGGGAAAACCGTAGCGCCGTCTACTATCAACAGCTGCTCGAAGCGCTTTCGGAGCATTTCGCCTTTTCTGCCGGCACCCCCTTTTCGGAGCTTCCCGAGAATCTGCGCCAGGTGCTGCTGCACGGCTCCGGGGGTGAGAAGGTGCAATTTTTTTTCGAGCAGGGAGGGCGCAAACATCTTTACGCGAAGCCGTTCGAGGGGGTGATTCCGCACCTTCAGCGCCGCTATCGTGAAACCGACTCCGACAGCGTGCGCGAGAATCTCGAAAACTTCATGAGCGTCATGCCGTGCCCCACCTGCAAGGGAGCACGCCTGCGCCCCGATGCCCTGTGCGTCACCATCGGTTCAAAGACCATTCACCAGGTCTGCACCCTACCCCTTGCGGAAGCCGATCTTTTCTTCAGCGAGCTTCAGCTCTCGGCGCGCAAGGCTGAAATCGCCCGCCGCATCCTGGCTGAAATCAGGGCCCGCCTCGGTTTTCTCATCCGGGTCGGCCTTGATTACCTGACTCTTGAGCGCCGCGCAGACACCCTGTCCGGTGGAGAGGGGCAGCGCATCCGGCTGGCAACCCAGATCGGCTCCTCGCTCACGGGTGTTCTCTACATTCTCGATGAACCTTCCATCGGCCTGCACCAGCGTGACAATCAGCGGCTGCTCGAAACTCTGCGCCGCCTGCGGGATCTGGGCAATACGGTCCTGGTGGTGGAGCATGACGAAGAGACCATTCACGCTGCAGATTATGTCCTCGACATGGGACCGGGGGCGGGTGTCCGCGGTGGAGAGATTGTGGCCCAAGGAACGCCGCAGCAGATCATGGAACATCCCGATTCCCTGACCGGGCAATATCTCACCGGGCGGATTTCCATCGACCTGCCGCCGCGCCGCCGCGCCGCAGAGAGGTTCCTGACTCTTCGGGGAGCGCGGGAAAACAACCTGCGCAGCATCGATGTCAGCATTCCGCTGGGCTCCCTGACCTGTGTCACCGGCGTGTCCGGCTCCGGCAAGTCGACCCTGGTGATCGATACCCTCTTTCAGGCCCTGGTCCAGCGCCTGCGGCGCGGCAGGCAGAAGGCCGGCAAGGTTGATGAAATCCTCGGCTTGGAGCATCTTGATAAGGTCATCGATATCGACCAATCCGCCATCGGGCGCACGCCACGCAGCAATCCCGCCACCTACACCGGGGTTTTCGGCGATATCCGCGAGCTTTTCAGCCAGCTTCCCGAAGCCAAAGTGCGCGGCTACAAAGCGGGGCGCTTTTCCTTCAACGTCAAGGGGGGGCGCTGCGAGGCGTGCCAGGGCGATGGCACCATCAAGATCGAGATGCACTTCCTGCCCGATGTCTATGTGACCTGCGAGGTATGCAAGGGAGCGCGCTACAACCGTGAAACTCTTGAGGTCAGATACAAAGGGAAAAATATCGCCGAAATCCTCGATATGACCGTCAACCAGGCGTGCGCTTTCCTGGAGAATGTGCCGCGCATCCGTAACAAGCTTGAAACCCTGCGTGAGGTCGGCATCGGTTATGTGAAACTCGGGCAGAGCGCCACCACCCTCTCCGGCGGCGAAGCCCAGCGCATCAAGCTGGCACGGGAATTGTCGCGACGCGCCACAGGACGCACCATTTATATCCTCGATGAGCCGACCACCGGCCTGCATTTCGCGGATATCCACAAACTTCTCGAGGTCCTTCAGCGCCTGGTGGAAGAAGGCAACACGGTGGTGGTGATCGAACACAACCTTGACGTCATCAAAACCGCCGACTATGTCATCGACCTGGGACCCGAGGGAGGCCAGCACGGCGGAACCGTTGTCGCCTGCGGCACGCCCGAGGAGATCGCACGCGTGGAGGCGTCACACACCGGCCGTTATCTTCGCCCCTACCTTGACCAATAA